The genomic DNA GCAGTCTGGAAACGCTCGCTGCATCTCTAATGTCCATCTACACACTGTGAATCAGCCATGTCCATTCACACCTTTAtcagcgcacgcacacacacacacttttttagacttcaacaccatcattagccCAGTGCTGAATCAATATCAACATCTCTTTTGTAATCTGGATCACAGGAAAGGGAGCTCTTTATCTACCCAGACAGAGCAAGCCCAGCACAGGAAGTGGGACAGAGAAAGGTGATAGCCCTCATCACTATGCTAATGACTgacacacaaaacacatgcaTGAACACGGGTATgcacgcacttacacacacagacagtcagatacgcagacacaaacactgacacacacactcaccacgtGGTTGGTTCTGTCCCTGACAGGGCGGTAACCGGGCGCAGGGACACACTGCTCGGCGTGCCCGTTGCAGAAGCAGCTGCCCTTCACGATGAGGTCATAAATGGCGAAGTGCTGGGTGGGCGGGGCTCCAACGGTGGGATCTTTGACCTGGCAGGGACAGGATTGGCACTCCTGCAGACGTACGCGCACGTTGGTCACCCTCAGCTGCTCCTGGCCTGCCACCCCATATGGGTCAAGAGCTTCCCATTGGGGGAGGGCACGATAGATCACCTGTCAATCAACCAATCCAACAGTCAGTCAAAATGATACGAGTTAGTGGCACCATGTTATTACGCAAGAGTTGGTGACAACACATCTTCTTTTCTGcaccgctctctctgtctctctttctttctctctcgctgagTCTTGCATCCCTAAATTGATGATCCCTCCATTTTACCCCCCAGCCCAAGCACAATTGCCATCACATCGGTGGCTGCTCCTATGGCAACCTGTtacactgctgctgttgttgagGGTGAACTGTGTTCCTGAGAGGGCTGTGTTTCTGACACATATCACTGGAGCATAAGTGTGTTTCTGCCACAGATATCACTGGGGCAGAAGTGTGTTTCTGCCACAGATATCACTGGGGCAGAAGTGTGTTTCTGACAGATATCACTGGGGCAGAAGTATGTTTCTGACACAGATATCACTGGGGCAGAAGTATGTTTCTGACACAGATATCACTGGGGCAGAAGTGTGTTTGTTTAAGGGGAGTTCGTTGTCATTGAGGGAAGTGTGTGATGCTGGGAGGGGGTGTTATTGGAGGAGAGTATGTATCCCTGATATAGATATCATTGggtgaggggtgtgtgtttgtgagtcgaACCCATGCTGTGTCTCCATTGGCTGTATGGCTGGCCTGGGGTGTGATGGGAGGAGCACTATTAAGTTCCCTGTTGTTGGAATAGGTCACAGAGTCATGGCATTGTGTTCCGCAATTAAGGGAACACAACAAATAGGGCAAGGGGCGCCAGTCCGCGGGAGAGGAGGACGAGACAAAAGAGCGGGCGAGAGATGCAGCCGCACATAACTCAGCCCTGGACAAAGGCTCTACGATAGCCCGGCGACACCGCAgcaacactgtcacacacacatacaaacacatccCCAATGGACAAACCCAAACTCCACACACAACATCCAATGAACATtcccaactacacacacacttgcccAATCAACATTTCCATACCCTGCAAAAATTCCACAAGAGACCTTCTGGATTCTCCAGAAGGGCACAGACTTCATGCAACCCACACAACGAAAgcaaactcaaacacacacacatacagacaaacaAATTAAGTCTCTCATTAAAGTTTTTATGAAATGTCAAGTCATTGTCTGGGTATGGTCTCCCAAACCATGGAAACAAAGAGAGCAGTTCCACAGAAATCTTAGTCAGGGGAGCATGTGGCATTTCTACGCTCATAATCTTTTCTTCCTGTTACAGTCTGAAAAACAGTGTAAGACTGGCTTTAACAGCCCTAATTCCATCAAAGCGCTGTGGACTGTATTCTGGTAAACAGGAACAATGGGcattgatggagggagagagcgagagagagagaaagcgagaggagggggatgggccATCTCGCCTGCAGGACCAACTTCCATCAGGGCAACGGCACTTCCtccttgacagacagacagagagagagagaggtgtgtgtggggctCTGTTTAGACGGCTCCCTCTCTAAGGAGGTTACAGTCTTTAtaacacctaaacacacacactcttccagcCCAGCTGACCTCATAAATAACACAAGGAGCCCTGAGCTCTCCAACAGAGAGACTAACGAGACCTCTTCAGTTAGTACCTGAACAAGCGTCCCAGGTTTTCCCCCATTCAGATGAACATGTTCAGCTCTCAGCACAAGAGATGACATGCTTTTTAATGTTCATCAGATAAAGGAGGGGGGAAGCTGAGAATACCTGCTCCCTCACGGTATTGCTCCAAGCTAagacactcctcctccctccttcttgcTATCCATCACAGTTAAACACTTATCTGATTGCAGGAGCCCAAACACTTAACactgactaaacacacacacacacacacacacacacacacttgacacatTGAGCTAGTAGGTGAAAGCCTGACATGGTAGGCATATTTGCATGTGCACCTTGCCCTCTGTATGAACATAAACACACAGAGCACAGCTCTCAGCTCCCAGGGTAaagcacacacacagttctgtacATGCCTTGCTGTCATCACCAGACAGGCCACAGACATATGAGCTGTCAGAATGATGGTTTTAGTTAATGATGAACATCACAAGATAAATACAGTAGCTATAGCGATAGAGAGAGTGGAGAATGGTTTAGTATAACAGACTCTGTGATGAGGAGCTGAAAGGGCTCTGGAGTCTGGACCCCTCCCCTGACCTCAGGGTCATCAGACAGAGGTTAGAGGGTAAAGGTCATGCTACTATCACAGTGTCTCGCTgcttccctcacacacacacaaaaacacacaagcattcacacacaaacatgcattgCACGCACATCACAACATGACTCAAGTATCTTATAGTAGCACATACACACTTCCACATGCTCACActtgcatggacacacacacacacaccactcacaggGGAACACTGCTTTTGGATGTACAATACAGCGGATCATAAAAGATGACAGGATTACATGTAGGCAATCCTACCAAGGAAAAGCCTGTGGAGCAGTACCATTACAGAGTCAAATATGCActacatcagggatcatcaactagattcattacagagtcaatatgcactacatcagggatcatcaactagattcattacagagtcaacatgcactacatcagggatcatcaatTAGATTAATTACAGAGTCAACATGCActacatcagggatcatcaatTAGATTCATTACAGAGTCAATATCAGGGATCACAACTAGATTCATCAGGGATCATCATCAACTCAACAGAGTCATTACAGAGTCAACATGCActacatcagggatcatcaactagattcattacagagtcaacatgcactacatcagggatcatcaactagattcattaCAGAGTCAACATGCACTACATCAGAGATCATCAATTAGATTAattacagagtcaatatgcactacatcagggatcatcaactagagtcattacagagtcaacatgcactacatcagggatcatcaactagagtcattacagagtcaacatgcactacatcagggatcatcaactagagtcattacagagtcaacatgcactacatcagggatcatcaactagagtcaTTACAGAGTCAACATGTACTGTATCAGGGATCATCAATTAGATTAattacagagtcaatatgcactacatcagggatcatcaactagagtcattacagagtcaacatgcactacatcagggatcatcaactagagtcattacagagtcaacatgcactacatcagggatcatcaactagagtcattacagagtcaacatgcactacatcagggatcatcaactagagtcattacagagtcaatatgcactacatcagggatcatcaactagagtcattacagagtcaacatacactacatcagggatcatcaactagattcattaTAGAGTCAATATGCActacatcagggatcatcaactagattcattacagagtcaatatgcactacatcagggatcatcaactagattcagccgcggccCATTTGTGTCTTAAGCGGGTGGTCGGGGGGACGGAACATAATTGGAAATAATTTTATAGACTGCAAAATGACCGCAAGAAGATCACaaatatataatatttgactaaaacataataatttcaaaccttgcttatgaTTGTTTACGATCACGTGCCtctctattatgcatgggaatacttggAATAGATTTTCAAAAtcgagctgatttcctggtgtttttacagtgttttatgtccaacaaaaaaaaaacaacacatacatagatacatacacatatagagtatattgttttttattattttcagaaaacttggggggcctAACAAAACCACCAAATCTGGCCCTGTgagccaccagttggggaaccctgcactACATGATCTCCCTGCACTGGGTGAACTGTTAGCTCTGCCTTGGTAGGAGCTGAAACCCCTCACACACTGTTTCAGTTAGACATCAAGGAGCTGCCAGGAACCCTTTCTTGCCACATAATCCCTACACCCACCTGATAACCACCCTTCTGTAGTAATAACACACTCCTCCGTAGTGCTGCTGCTGGCTTGGGTACTACGGACTACCCAGGCCATAGAGAGCTGTAGAGAGGTTAGGGTGTGCAGACTGGAGTTCCAgaacagcactaacacacctgactcaactCATCACGGTTTTCATTAGTACCTGTATTTAGATTAGAGACCCATGATTCAGACACACAGGGGAATATGCAGGTTAGCTTTATGAATGGGGGGAAGTGGAGTGGACACTCCTgtgtgtagtacagtagccaaCATCtatcatccctccttccttccagcTGTTCATCCGTCCATAAGTAAGGTGCCATGACAGGGCACATCCTGGACGGCTAGAGGTGTGAGTCTGAGCTGCTGTCTGGACTAACACCTGGTTCTGTTTcagacagtcctgtctgtctgtctggctgtccgtccgtccgtccgtccgtccgtccgtccgtccgtccgtccgtccgtccgtccgtccgtccgtctgtctgtctgtctgtctgtctgtctgtctgtctgtctgtctgtctgtctgtctgtctccgtacacacacacacacacacacacacacaagccctcctcacctctcccctggTACAGGGGTAAGCTCCAGAGTATTTGGAGGTGCAGGGGGCCCCGTCCAGCACTGcctttccctcctccagtccaaAGGTGGCGCTACAGTTCCTGGCGTAGTATTGCAATGTCTTCCAGGTCTGCCCAAAGTCCTGCGAGCGCTCCAGGGTCATGGCGGTAGGGCGGGGTGAGCGGAACACCATGATCAGGTGGGTGAAGATGAATTCTGCCTCCAGATCCAGCTGCAGAGTCTCAGACTCCACTTCCCCGGATGACTGCCACCAGGTGTTGGGGTGGCGGAAGGAGGAGTCGGCCATGGCTGCAGCCAGGTGGGCCTGCAGGGGGAGGGCCGTGTTGCACTCCCCACACCTGGCCGGGGGGCAGGGcactgtggaggaggaggggtcagagtAGGAGCAGTAGGGCTCTGTGCCCTTGTAGCCACACACGGTCTGGGTCAGGACCCTGCGGCCTAGCACCAGATTGCCCATTCGGGGGTTACACGCCTGGCTCTCACAGCGAGGGGCTACCCCCCCTACACGACCCACAtctataggaagagagagaggacaggttataggagaaggaggagggtgaggatgtgtgtgtgtggttgtgtgtgcgtctgtgtgtatgtcATATAAACTTGAATCTAAAGTCTTAACTTGAATGCTTCGATGTGGACTTTGACACAGATCAAGTTTTGGGGAGCTATGGGAGGAGGATGTGCACTCCAGACGCGTTCCAGATGCATTGCCCATGGGTCTTAAGAACACCTTCTGGGCAATACTGCCATGTTTA from Oncorhynchus tshawytscha isolate Ot180627B linkage group LG15, Otsh_v2.0, whole genome shotgun sequence includes the following:
- the ntn4 gene encoding netrin-4 isoform X2 is translated as MMWTLFAVFTCTGLSGILADVGRVGGVAPRCESQACNPRMGNLVLGRRVLTQTVCGYKGTEPYCSYSDPSSSTVPCPPARCGECNTALPLQAHLAAAMADSSFRHPNTWWQSSGEVESETLQLDLEAEFIFTHLIMVFRSPRPTAMTLERSQDFGQTWKTLQYYARNCSATFGLEEGKAVLDGAPCTSKYSGAYPCTRGEVIYRALPQWEALDPYGVAGQEQLRVTNVRVRLQECQSCPCQVKDPTVGAPPTQHFAIYDLIVKGSCFCNGHAEQCVPAPGYRPVRDRTNHVVHGKCVCSHNTAGVHCERCAPLYNDRPWQPADGLTGAPHECRKCKCNGHAQSCSFDWSMWRESGQRSGGVCECLHSTEGRNCQSCKTGFYRDPQRAHTDQDSCKPCGCHPLGSIPFHLGGGSPCDPTNGDCVCKPGVGGSHCDRCMVGYWGFHDYGCRRCDCAGDCDPFTGSCMSGSDRDLYNLEGNSSELRNVSVRSRSWPTANSSAP